A genomic region of Mugil cephalus isolate CIBA_MC_2020 chromosome 5, CIBA_Mcephalus_1.1, whole genome shotgun sequence contains the following coding sequences:
- the sparc gene encoding SPARC isoform X2, with product MRVWIVFLLCLAGHAMAAPAEEELVVEELVTEEPVVEETEVGANPVQVEVGEFDEAIEVVEDTVAENPCVNYHCKKGKVCEVDEDNTPMCVCQDPSTCPPADGEFEHICGTDNKTYDTSCHFFATKCTLEGTKKGHKLHLDYIGACKHIEDCLDSELNEFPLRMRDWLKNVMVTLYERDEDNNLLTEKQKLRVKKIYENEKRLQAGEHSLDLLAHDFEKNYNMYIFPVHWQFGQLDQHPVDGYLTHTELAPLRAPLIPMEHCTTRFFEECDSDGDKYIALEEWATCFGIKEQDVDKDLII from the exons ATGAGGGTGTGGATTGTCTTCCTCCTGTGTCTGGCTGGCCACGCCATGGCTGCTCCC gctgaggaggagctggtcGTGGAAGAACTAGTCACTGAGGAGCCAGTCGTTGAG GAGACCGAGGTGGGGGCCAACCCTGTGCAGGTGGAGGTTGGAGAGTTTGACGAGGCCATTGAGGTTGTCGAAGATACCGTTGCTGAGA atCCCTGCGTGAACTACCACTGCAAGAAGGGCAAGGTTTGCGAGGTCGACGAGGACAACACCCCCATGTGTGTTTGCCAGGACCCCTCCACCTGCCCCCCTGCTGATGGAGAGTTTGAGCAC ATTTGCGGCACTGACAACAAGACCTACGACACCTCTTGCCACTTCTTTGCCACCAAGTGCACCCTGGAGGGAACCAAGAAGGGCCACAAGCTGCACCTGGACTACATCGGAGCCTGCAAAC ACATCGAGGACTGCCTGGACAGCGAGCTGAACGAGTTCCCCCTGCGTATGAGGGACTGGCTGAAGAACGTCATGGTGACTCTGTACGAGCGCGACGAGGACAACAACCTGCTGACCGAGAAGCAGAAGCTCAGG GTGAAGAAGATCTACGAGAACGAGAAGAGGCTGCAGGCCGGCGAGCACTCTCTGGACCTGCTGGCTCACGACTTCGAGAAGAACTACAACATGTACATCTTCCCCGTCCACTGGCAGTTCGGCCAGCTCGACCAGCACCCAGTCGACGG GTATCTGACCCACACGGAGCTCGCCCCCCTGCGTGCTCCTCTCATTCCCATGGAGCATTGCACCACTCGCTTCTTCGAGGAGTGCGACTCCGACGGCGACAAATACATCGCCCTGGAGGAGTGGGCCACCTGCTTCGGCATCAAGGAGC aggatGTGGACAAAGACCTCATCATCTAA
- the sparc gene encoding SPARC isoform X1 has product MRVWIVFLLCLAGHAMAAPAEEELVVEELVTEEPVVEVSPDETEVGANPVQVEVGEFDEAIEVVEDTVAENPCVNYHCKKGKVCEVDEDNTPMCVCQDPSTCPPADGEFEHICGTDNKTYDTSCHFFATKCTLEGTKKGHKLHLDYIGACKHIEDCLDSELNEFPLRMRDWLKNVMVTLYERDEDNNLLTEKQKLRVKKIYENEKRLQAGEHSLDLLAHDFEKNYNMYIFPVHWQFGQLDQHPVDGYLTHTELAPLRAPLIPMEHCTTRFFEECDSDGDKYIALEEWATCFGIKEQDVDKDLII; this is encoded by the exons ATGAGGGTGTGGATTGTCTTCCTCCTGTGTCTGGCTGGCCACGCCATGGCTGCTCCC gctgaggaggagctggtcGTGGAAGAACTAGTCACTGAGGAGCCAGTCGTTGAGGTCAGTCCAGAT GAGACCGAGGTGGGGGCCAACCCTGTGCAGGTGGAGGTTGGAGAGTTTGACGAGGCCATTGAGGTTGTCGAAGATACCGTTGCTGAGA atCCCTGCGTGAACTACCACTGCAAGAAGGGCAAGGTTTGCGAGGTCGACGAGGACAACACCCCCATGTGTGTTTGCCAGGACCCCTCCACCTGCCCCCCTGCTGATGGAGAGTTTGAGCAC ATTTGCGGCACTGACAACAAGACCTACGACACCTCTTGCCACTTCTTTGCCACCAAGTGCACCCTGGAGGGAACCAAGAAGGGCCACAAGCTGCACCTGGACTACATCGGAGCCTGCAAAC ACATCGAGGACTGCCTGGACAGCGAGCTGAACGAGTTCCCCCTGCGTATGAGGGACTGGCTGAAGAACGTCATGGTGACTCTGTACGAGCGCGACGAGGACAACAACCTGCTGACCGAGAAGCAGAAGCTCAGG GTGAAGAAGATCTACGAGAACGAGAAGAGGCTGCAGGCCGGCGAGCACTCTCTGGACCTGCTGGCTCACGACTTCGAGAAGAACTACAACATGTACATCTTCCCCGTCCACTGGCAGTTCGGCCAGCTCGACCAGCACCCAGTCGACGG GTATCTGACCCACACGGAGCTCGCCCCCCTGCGTGCTCCTCTCATTCCCATGGAGCATTGCACCACTCGCTTCTTCGAGGAGTGCGACTCCGACGGCGACAAATACATCGCCCTGGAGGAGTGGGCCACCTGCTTCGGCATCAAGGAGC aggatGTGGACAAAGACCTCATCATCTAA
- the g3bp1 gene encoding ras GTPase-activating protein-binding protein 1: MVMEKPSAQLVGREFVRQYYTLLNQAPDYLHRFYGKNSSYVHGGLDSNGKPAEAVYGQSEIHKRVMALSFRDCHTKIRHVDAHATLNEGVVVQVMGELSNNMQPMRKFMQTFVLAPEGTVANKFYVHNDVFRYQDEVFGDSDSEPPEESEDEVEELEERVPSPDVATEESAPFYDPTPCSEPTVPGDDDEVAVSPEPEPEKEAEASVVELKSESLLETQTDAQTTDDQTEKSPAAAAPPTEPASAPAEPAPAAPEENRPFSWASVTSKNLPPSGAVPVSGIPPHVVKVAPTAPPRVEVKSETQTAAQRPQRDQRPREQRPGGPPPAHRGPRPVREGEQGESEGRRAVRYPDAHQLFVGNVPHDVDKTELKEFFEQYGTVLELRINSGGKLPNFGFVVFDDSEPVQKILSNRPIKFRGDVRLNVEEKKTRSAREGDRRDVRPRGPGGPGGPRERIGGGGGGGGGGGPRGPPTRGGMSQKPSFGSGRGAGPSEGRYSAPRQ; this comes from the exons ATGGTGATGGAGAAGCCAAGTGCCCAGCTGGTCGGGCGAGAGTTTGTCCGACAGTATTACACACTCCTGAACCAGGCCCCCGACTACCTGCACAG GTTTTATGGAAAGAACTCGTCCTACGTGCACGGAGGCCTGGACAGCAACGGAAAACCAGCCGAGGCCGTTTATGGACAGTCT GAGATCCATAAGAGGGTGATGGCTCTGAGTTTCCGGGACTGTCACACAAAGATCAGACACGTGGACGCTCACGCGACCCTGAACGAGGGCGTCGTGGTGCAGGTGATGGGTGAACTGTCCAACAACATGCAGCCCATGAGGAAGTTCATGCAGACCTTCGTTCTGGCCCCTGAG ggCACCGTTGCAAACAAATTCTACGTCCACAACGACGTGTTTCGTTACCAAGACGAGGTGTTCGGTGACTCTGACTCTGAGCCTCCAGAAG AGTCtgaggatgaggtggaggagctggaggagagagttCCTTCCCCTGACGTCGCCACAGAAGAGTCTGCTCCCTTCTACGACCCGACGCCCTG CTCGGAGCCGACGGTTCCCGGTGACGACGATGAAGTCGCTGTGAGTCCGGAGCCGGAGCCTGAGAAAGAGGCCGAGGCGTCTGTGGTGGAGCTGAAGTCAGAGTCGCTGCTGGAGACGCAGACGGACGCACAGACGACCGACGACCAGACAGAGAAAAGCCCCGCGGCCGCCGCCCCCCCCACAGAACCCGCCTCAGCCCCCGCTGAACCCGCCCCCGCCGCCCCAGAGGAAAACAGG cCGTTCTCCTGGGCCTCGGTCACCAGTAAGAACCTCCCCCCCAGCGGCGCCGTCCCCGTCTCAGGAATCCCCCCACACGTCGTCAAAGTCGCCCCCACAGCACCC cccaGAGTGGAGGTGAAGTCAGAGACTcagacagcagcacagaggccaCAGAGAGACCAGAGGCCGAGAGAACAGAGGCCTGGAGGTCCCCCCCCGGCCCACAGAGGACCCAGACCAG TGCGGGAGGGCGAGCAGGGCGAGTCTGAGGGTCGCAGGGCCGTCAGGTACCCGGACGCCCACCAGCTCTTTGTGGGCAACGTCCCTCATGACGTGGACAAGACGGAGCTCAAAGAATTCTTTGAAC AGTACGGTACAGTCCTGGAGCTCAGGATCAACAGCGGAGGGAAGCTTCCCAACTTCGGCTTCGTCGTGTTTGACGACTCTGAGCCCGTACAGAAGATCCTCAGCAACCGG cccATCAAGTTCAGAGGCGACGTCCGTCTGAacgtggaggagaagaagacccGGTCGGCCCGGGAGGGCGACAGGCGCGACGTGAGGCCCCGGGGTCCCGGGGGTCCCGGAGGCCCCCGGGAGAGAAtaggaggcggcggcggaggaggaggcggaggaggcccCCGCGGCCCCCCCACCCGCGGAGGCATGTCACAGAAACCCAGCTTCGGCTCCGGACGGGGCGCCGGGCCCAGCGAGGGCCGCTACTCGGCCCCGCGCCAGTGA